One segment of Vagococcus martis DNA contains the following:
- a CDS encoding IS30 family transposase, whose protein sequence is MTYTHLTTDELVLIEAYYHQNKKGTYVAKQLKRAKQTIYNVYKAFDEGLSALDYYKRYKNNKKNCGRRPISLSDNETEYIQKKVVQGWTPDVIIGRAEFPISCSISTLYRLFKQGLFDLTALPMKGKRKANGYKEKRGKQAFKRTIHQRNKDYQLFNNEFGHLEGDTIVGKDHKSAVITLVERLSKVIITLKPIGRRAIDIENSLNNWFKKFPCHLFKSITFDCGKEFSNWKSISNLNDIDIYFADPGTPSQRGLNENSNGLLRKDGLPKQMDFNKVEESFIQSIASKRNNIPRKSLNYKTPLEVFLSYVDNDILSSLI, encoded by the coding sequence ATGACCTATACACATCTTACTACAGACGAGCTAGTTTTGATAGAAGCTTATTACCATCAAAATAAAAAAGGAACATACGTTGCGAAACAATTGAAACGAGCAAAACAGACTATCTATAATGTTTACAAAGCTTTTGATGAGGGATTATCTGCACTAGATTACTATAAAAGATACAAAAATAATAAAAAGAATTGTGGCAGGCGTCCTATTTCTTTATCTGATAATGAAACAGAATACATTCAAAAGAAGGTTGTTCAAGGATGGACTCCAGATGTCATTATTGGTCGTGCTGAGTTTCCTATCTCATGTTCTATCAGTACTCTTTATAGATTATTTAAGCAAGGACTGTTTGATTTGACCGCATTACCTATGAAAGGTAAAAGGAAAGCGAATGGTTATAAAGAAAAAAGAGGTAAACAAGCCTTTAAAAGAACCATCCATCAACGTAATAAGGACTATCAACTCTTTAATAATGAATTTGGTCACCTTGAAGGTGACACAATTGTTGGAAAAGATCATAAAAGTGCTGTTATCACACTCGTTGAAAGACTATCGAAAGTGATTATTACGTTAAAACCAATAGGCAGACGAGCAATAGATATCGAAAATAGTTTAAATAATTGGTTTAAAAAGTTTCCATGCCATCTATTTAAATCAATCACATTCGATTGTGGTAAAGAATTTTCTAATTGGAAATCAATCAGCAATCTAAATGATATTGATATTTATTTTGCCGATCCAGGAACACCATCACAACGTGGCTTAAATGAAAACTCTAATGGGTTATTACGTAAAGATGGATTACCTAAACAAATGGATTTCAACAAAGTTGAGGAATCTTTTATCCAATCTATCGCTTCTAAAAGAAATAATATTCCTAGAAAATCATTAAACTATAAAACACCATTGGAAGTATTTTTGAGTTATGTAGACAACGATATTTTGTCTAGCTTAATTTGA
- a CDS encoding RNA 2'-phosphotransferase — protein sequence MGQKINYNELSKEVSYALRHAPWEFELELDEEGWVSVSQLLDALNKKKSKEFIGLADLDYMIEHSEKKRHEIINNKIRAFYGHSIPQKIKKLSETPPSILYHGTSIESLEQIKMQGVKPMNRQYVHLSEDIDTAIMVGKRKTETPIILAIDTEKAVSHGMNFYRGNEKVWLSDYIPYSLTNVVTE from the coding sequence ATGGGTCAAAAAATAAACTATAATGAGTTAAGTAAGGAAGTGTCCTATGCATTGAGACATGCCCCATGGGAATTTGAATTGGAATTAGATGAGGAAGGATGGGTATCGGTCAGTCAGTTGTTGGATGCATTAAATAAGAAAAAGTCGAAAGAATTTATCGGATTAGCAGATTTAGATTATATGATAGAGCATTCTGAAAAGAAAAGGCACGAGATTATAAATAATAAAATAAGAGCATTTTATGGACATTCTATTCCACAAAAAATTAAAAAATTATCCGAAACTCCACCTAGTATTCTTTATCATGGAACATCTATAGAATCTTTGGAACAAATAAAAATGCAAGGTGTTAAGCCTATGAATAGACAATATGTTCACTTATCAGAAGATATTGATACAGCAATAATGGTAGGGAAAAGAAAAACAGAAACCCCGATAATTTTAGCGATTGATACTGAAAAGGCAGTATCACATGGGATGAATTTTTATCGAGGAAATGAGAAGGTTTGGTTATCAGATTATATTCCTTATAGTTTAACAAATGTTGTGACCGAATAG
- a CDS encoding DUF1266 domain-containing protein, producing the protein MFKFLKEIKEAFQEGVEEAKEELKEEQEKEKNRNIDVLNKLSEISQEERFGTSLAAPFRTTAFMDWFSLFKSSRELKEEDVIPVHLYKYGYLDELNESDIERLKNQQEGSFDIENEEDVLSITQSFLLGVGISLHSLENIKPKYQPEELICFKEGKLLPAWSLSAAASTLVSGVEFNGLPKEKSLKIFSELLPDVQKRYKNWDEFGDDYLREDGLINSEKKAIKQTDNTIYNLTFKFGSPWVQFPLETYQL; encoded by the coding sequence ATGTTTAAATTTTTAAAAGAAATAAAAGAAGCGTTTCAAGAAGGCGTTGAAGAAGCTAAAGAAGAATTAAAAGAAGAACAAGAGAAGGAAAAAAATAGGAATATAGATGTCTTAAATAAATTATCTGAAATATCACAGGAAGAAAGATTTGGTACCTCTTTAGCCGCTCCATTTAGAACGACAGCCTTTATGGATTGGTTTAGTCTTTTTAAAAGTAGTAGAGAGTTGAAAGAAGAAGATGTGATACCTGTTCATCTGTATAAATATGGTTACTTAGATGAATTAAATGAATCGGATATTGAACGATTAAAGAATCAACAAGAAGGAAGTTTTGATATTGAGAATGAAGAAGATGTGTTGTCTATTACGCAAAGTTTCTTATTAGGTGTAGGCATTTCATTACATTCTTTAGAGAATATAAAACCTAAGTATCAACCAGAAGAATTGATATGTTTTAAGGAAGGTAAATTATTACCAGCATGGTCACTTAGTGCAGCTGCCTCAACTTTAGTATCAGGTGTTGAGTTTAACGGGTTGCCCAAAGAGAAGTCTTTAAAGATTTTTTCAGAATTGTTGCCTGATGTTCAAAAAAGGTATAAAAACTGGGATGAGTTTGGAGATGATTATCTACGAGAAGATGGATTAATTAATAGTGAAAAGAAGGCTATTAAACAAACAGATAATACGATTTATAATTTAACCTTTAAATTTGGAAGTCCATGGGTTCAGTTTCCGTTAGAGACTTATCAATTATAA
- a CDS encoding YwqG family protein, which translates to MKKLEKILYNYLPEEDVKQILKSKRQFISLDLVDEPTNLYSSKIGGYGYLPKSIPYPTNEDNQPLSLLAQLNFEELPTLESFPQKGILAFYIDYFDDLAGMDFYNPTNQVGFRIIYMEDLTEEYHSISEQQSLFEPYSEEELLNIISEETKLNGHLSETIAILDTEEFTQYMGESYYDFIEDRFTDEDKQDEFEELIFENNIENTCIGGYPFFTQSDPRGYDTKLSEEYNTLLFQLNSDDDIVMWGDTGVGNFFINDEKLKNKDFSDVLYNWDCY; encoded by the coding sequence ATGAAGAAATTAGAAAAAATATTATATAATTACTTACCAGAAGAAGATGTGAAACAAATTTTGAAAAGTAAACGTCAATTTATTTCACTCGATTTAGTAGATGAACCAACAAATCTTTACAGCAGTAAAATTGGAGGATATGGGTACTTACCTAAGTCTATACCATACCCAACTAATGAGGATAATCAACCATTATCTTTACTAGCACAGTTGAATTTTGAAGAATTACCTACCTTAGAATCTTTTCCCCAAAAAGGAATATTAGCTTTTTATATTGATTATTTTGATGATTTAGCGGGGATGGATTTTTATAATCCAACGAATCAAGTTGGATTTAGAATAATTTATATGGAAGATTTAACAGAAGAATATCATAGCATATCAGAACAACAATCTTTATTTGAACCATATAGCGAAGAAGAACTATTGAATATTATTTCTGAAGAAACTAAACTAAATGGGCATTTATCAGAAACAATTGCTATTTTAGATACGGAAGAGTTCACCCAATATATGGGTGAGTCCTATTATGACTTCATTGAAGATAGATTTACTGATGAAGATAAACAAGATGAATTCGAAGAATTAATTTTTGAAAATAATATAGAAAATACATGCATCGGTGGGTATCCATTCTTCACGCAATCAGACCCAAGAGGATATGATACGAAGTTATCAGAAGAATACAATACGTTACTATTTCAGTTGAATTCGGATGATGATATCGTTATGTGGGGTGATACTGGAGTGGGTAATTTCTTTATTAATGATGAAAAATTAAAAAATAAGGATTTTTCTGATGTTTTATATAATTGGGATTGTTATTAA
- a CDS encoding YcxB family protein encodes MSEIATGSFDYYVWGDIGSIFETNDFYFLTVKKTNMFVIYKPNLTEQEIEHIRNVINDNSIIEMKTLDC; translated from the coding sequence ATGAGTGAGATTGCAACTGGTAGTTTTGATTACTATGTATGGGGAGATATTGGTTCTATTTTTGAAACGAATGATTTTTATTTTTTAACAGTTAAAAAAACAAATATGTTTGTAATATATAAACCTAATTTGACAGAACAAGAGATTGAACATATTAGGAATGTAATAAATGATAATAGTATTATCGAAATGAAAACATTAGATTGTTAA
- a CDS encoding DNA alkylation repair protein: protein MNCDNIIDELRSCSSQKYKENIIKLGIPEKDSIGVSTGDVRKIAKKYKKQEQLVDELWYYCFHESKMIAILIMEPENYSIEEIRYYMNMIHSWDLCDMFCKEVVVKREDYKEFIESWINGESVYEKRGAFSLIASTSVHKNLTEKEVDYFLDMIRQYEVDNTPIIEKAVSWSLKELGKISKESKEKAYIVAEGFIKSSKKSNVWVGKDALKELQNLIKIPSRERLISSTSKMGKEYLSNNEE, encoded by the coding sequence ATGAATTGTGACAATATTATTGATGAATTAAGAAGTTGTTCTTCTCAAAAATATAAAGAAAATATCATTAAACTGGGCATACCTGAAAAAGATTCGATTGGTGTTTCTACAGGAGATGTTAGAAAAATAGCTAAGAAGTATAAGAAACAAGAGCAATTGGTTGATGAGTTGTGGTATTACTGTTTTCATGAGAGTAAAATGATAGCTATTCTTATTATGGAACCAGAAAATTATTCGATTGAAGAAATTAGATATTATATGAATATGATTCATTCATGGGATTTGTGTGATATGTTCTGTAAAGAAGTAGTAGTGAAAAGAGAGGATTATAAAGAGTTTATTGAAAGCTGGATAAATGGGGAATCAGTATATGAAAAAAGAGGAGCTTTCTCACTTATTGCCTCAACCTCTGTACATAAAAATTTGACTGAAAAAGAAGTAGATTATTTTCTAGATATGATTAGACAATATGAAGTGGATAACACTCCCATTATTGAAAAAGCAGTATCTTGGTCTCTGAAGGAGTTAGGTAAGATAAGTAAGGAATCAAAAGAAAAAGCGTATATAGTAGCAGAAGGATTTATCAAATCTTCTAAAAAATCAAATGTTTGGGTAGGGAAAGATGCATTAAAGGAATTACAAAATTTGATAAAAATTCCAAGTAGAGAGCGCCTTATATCATCAACATCTAAAATGGGAAAAGAATATTTATCAAATAATGAAGAGTAG
- a CDS encoding IS30 family transposase, with the protein MEQTQNTTQKLTYKHLSFEERQLIEVWHNRGDSNREIGKRLGRHHQTINNELKRGTTTQIKENNKPRQLYFAETGQAKYIENRKRCGAKSKLLSAVDFINYACKQIIDFNWSPDAIVGFVKSLRTWDKPLVSTKTLYNYIDKGFLPIRNHHLKMKLRLSSKKKRSRKHKKELGKSIDERPSTVNNRESFGHWEIDSVIGSKSKDDNALLTLVERKTRYMITVVLDDHTEESVCYAVNRLKSELGQASFSKMFQSITADNGSEFSSLHDALQQITDVYFAHPYSSWERGTNERHNGLLRQFIPKGTPICHYSKQFIQLATEKINLLPRKILNYRQPATLFLEEILKLKIKTCW; encoded by the coding sequence ATGGAACAAACTCAGAATACCACACAAAAACTGACTTATAAACATCTTTCCTTTGAGGAAAGACAACTTATTGAAGTTTGGCATAATAGAGGTGATTCTAATAGAGAAATCGGTAAACGATTAGGTCGACACCATCAAACAATAAATAATGAGCTGAAACGTGGTACAACAACACAAATCAAAGAAAATAACAAACCTAGACAACTCTATTTTGCTGAAACAGGACAAGCTAAATATATAGAAAACAGAAAACGTTGTGGTGCTAAGTCTAAGCTACTCAGTGCTGTTGACTTTATTAATTATGCCTGTAAACAGATTATTGACTTTAATTGGTCACCTGATGCCATTGTTGGTTTTGTCAAGTCCTTAAGGACGTGGGATAAACCTCTTGTTTCTACTAAAACACTTTATAACTATATTGATAAAGGATTTTTACCTATTAGAAACCATCACCTCAAGATGAAGCTTAGGCTCTCATCTAAAAAGAAAAGAAGTCGTAAGCATAAAAAAGAACTAGGAAAATCAATTGATGAACGACCAAGTACAGTTAACAATAGAGAAAGCTTTGGTCATTGGGAAATAGATAGCGTTATTGGTTCAAAATCTAAAGATGATAATGCTCTACTTACTCTTGTTGAAAGAAAAACGCGTTACATGATTACTGTTGTGTTAGATGATCACACAGAAGAGTCTGTTTGTTATGCTGTTAATCGATTAAAATCTGAGCTCGGACAAGCTAGCTTTAGCAAGATGTTTCAATCAATTACTGCTGATAATGGTAGTGAATTTAGCTCGCTACATGATGCTCTCCAACAAATAACTGATGTCTATTTTGCTCATCCTTATTCTTCTTGGGAACGAGGCACAAATGAAAGACATAATGGTTTATTAAGACAATTTATTCCGAAAGGAACTCCGATTTGTCACTACTCAAAACAGTTCATTCAACTAGCTACTGAAAAGATTAATCTTTTACCACGTAAAATCTTAAATTATAGACAACCAGCAACATTATTTTTAGAAGAAATTCTAAAGCTTAAAATCAAAACATGTTGGTAA
- a CDS encoding DUF3784 domain-containing protein gives MDSIVNIFVILIFLTIGIQIFRGKWLFLIAGFNMSSTKEKSKVNIPIMSKIIGSFCLTIAALELVGFIFPDINTIITSIIFISLILTIIFTNVLAKKD, from the coding sequence ATGGATAGCATTGTAAATATATTTGTAATTTTAATTTTCTTAACTATTGGTATCCAAATATTTAGGGGAAAATGGCTTTTTTTGATAGCTGGTTTTAATATGAGTTCTACTAAAGAAAAATCAAAAGTCAATATACCAATTATGTCAAAAATTATAGGTTCATTTTGTTTGACTATCGCAGCTTTAGAATTAGTTGGTTTTATTTTTCCAGATATTAATACTATTATTACGAGTATAATTTTTATTAGTTTGATTTTGACAATTATTTTCACTAATGTTTTAGCTAAAAAGGACTAA
- a CDS encoding methyltransferase family protein, translating into MGIILIFPLLIIRFWIMPKLSYSAVKEANYFAPLRDKEKYFYIMYQITNVLLVFMPLLYQINIHSYLGWVVYILGIALVLITIIHFSDKSNSVLRVKGVYKYSRNPMYVGYFVYFLGCSLLLDSWVYFLVLLVFQLSAHWIILSEERWCEEIYGDSYLSYKGSVKRYL; encoded by the coding sequence ATGGGGATAATACTAATATTTCCATTATTAATTATTCGATTTTGGATAATGCCTAAGTTAAGTTACTCAGCTGTAAAAGAAGCTAACTATTTTGCTCCACTAAGGGACAAAGAAAAATATTTTTATATTATGTATCAGATTACTAATGTCTTACTTGTTTTCATGCCATTATTATATCAAATAAACATTCATAGTTATCTTGGATGGGTAGTGTATATTCTGGGGATAGCTTTAGTCTTAATCACGATTATTCACTTTTCGGACAAATCTAATAGTGTCTTAAGAGTCAAAGGGGTTTATAAATATTCAAGAAATCCAATGTATGTTGGGTATTTTGTTTATTTCTTAGGATGTAGCTTATTATTAGATTCTTGGGTATATTTTTTAGTGCTCTTGGTATTTCAATTATCAGCACATTGGATTATTTTATCTGAGGAACGATGGTGTGAAGAAATTTATGGGGATAGTTATTTAAGCTATAAGGGTTCTGTAAAAAGATATCTATAA
- a CDS encoding cytidine deaminase family protein, which produces MDIWETLYLKAKEHYHPTEVNSFIYTNHVVCALESISGNIFTGYCIEGTGGTINLCAERMALINMYQECGETQVKRLIAFRDVPPSHQNGGIPCGICRETLMQFSPSNKNTEVLVDFNTREVVTLQELLPKWWGDYRLK; this is translated from the coding sequence ATGGATATTTGGGAAACATTGTATTTAAAAGCGAAAGAACATTATCACCCCACAGAAGTAAACAGCTTTATTTATACGAATCATGTGGTATGTGCTTTAGAAAGTATCAGTGGAAATATTTTTACTGGGTACTGTATCGAGGGGACAGGTGGTACGATAAATTTATGTGCTGAAAGAATGGCTTTGATTAATATGTATCAAGAATGTGGAGAAACTCAGGTTAAAAGATTAATTGCTTTCCGAGATGTTCCACCTTCCCATCAAAATGGTGGCATACCGTGTGGGATTTGTCGTGAAACTCTTATGCAATTTTCACCAAGCAATAAAAATACTGAAGTTTTGGTTGATTTTAATACTAGAGAAGTAGTGACGTTACAGGAGTTATTACCGAAGTGGTGGGGAGATTATAGATTAAAATAA